A genomic stretch from Aedes albopictus strain Foshan chromosome 2, AalbF5, whole genome shotgun sequence includes:
- the LOC115255979 gene encoding uncharacterized protein LOC115255979, with the protein MDTCEACGIQTDDSLVQCDRCDSWWHFGCVGVSDSISEKSFICTKCFNTTPPPPPPHHNEDLRLPPIDTMSVSSKRSSISNASARARLNLERLEVKKVLAEKMLNLELREQERKLELARIQKEGELERRKLEIQRDYEEEKLRLMEEELLDAADRSLRSQQSSNSKVRQWRSQMQLGGACSTMQSPAANEVLGDREAPTATTTTTTTSVERITTVSGTGGETSGRQPAGDSGIETATHSVARMATGTGIGTVRKQPSTSAHKGETVNSFPPPPAAQPTIASGIWTRNGDGDSTSAGDTSTAHSVRFISRTFRDEIGPSDSQWGNSFEVQQPSQNASAGQGSSSFVTSSNPERQPGTHVQSSIRHQVDGPSSTQLAAWQVMPRDLPMFSGNPEDWPVCISSFANSSQACGYTDAENLIRLQRCLKGPALEAVKSRLLFPAAVPHVIATLETLYGKPEHLIFMLLKKVREVPAPRPDKLETLIGFGMAVQNLCDHVEMGQQVAHLNNPTLLYELVDKLPANLKLDWAMFKQQAPITNLRTFAQFMSRLVTAAADVTLHMDPRTTQRGKPEKSREKIFLGAHSGSRSTDYPTKSDVPVGQSTRSENFVTCLVCKEPGHKLFKPIHFAEHALARTENDHAKSKKLCDVDGCQARHHSLLHSDGNQVEPETAHGITNHHFVDRSSLFRILPVTLYANNRSIMVYAFLDDGSSRTLIEEDVVKYLGNEGEVNPLCLQWTANVKRIEKKSMKVSLEISGEQKTHLYQLVDVRTVNRLDLPRQSIRYTEMVKKYPYLGGLPIKDYEDAVPKILIGNDNSHLAAVLKIPEGNPQEPIAAKTRLGWTIYGSVPGSSENALSFHICSCESDSSLHELVKQYFSVESLGVKIVDGPQSREIQRANRILESSTKRIGQRYETGLLWRFDVFEFPDSYQMAVKRMVCLEQRMTKNATIGKSVRKQMVEYQEKGYIHRATEAELKEVDPRRTRYLPLGVALNPKKPEKIRIFCDAAAMVDGVSLNSMLLKGPDLLSSLPAVLFGFRERRYALCADIKEMFHQIRIKKEDRHAQRLLWRDSPVEDPAVYIKDVATFGSTCSPCSAQYVKNINAVEHAAEFPAAAEAVIKKHYVDDYLDSADTIDEAVRQAEEVRLVHSRGGFHIRNWMSNSEEVLRRVGEPSTATKKHLSLDKSGVTERILGMLWCPDKDEFSYSTTLEVATHPPTKRIVLRAVMSLFDPLGLMSSFVIHGKVLIQDIWRAKTDWDEPIPERLCRRWFQWTKLCEQLNCVRIGRCYFPDRGPGDLESLQLHVFVDASEGAYACVAYFRAVYSGKVECALVAAKSKVAPLKSLSIPRMELQAAILGYVAVRIGEILTESNEKEWHWIPTKENVADDATKWGNGPCFSPACRWFRGPEFLYRSEKEWPVDNQVKYETSEEIRACLVHRENSNTETIEWSRFSNWKRLWRSVAYVQRFLSNLRKKVRGEPLQYGTLTQEEVIASETCIWRQVQEAAYGEELRVLETAKRENVRARLERNSKLRQLSPFLDAAGVLRSESRILKAYSASYDTRCPIILPKDNPVTVLLVESYHRKYIHANGETVLNEMRQRFHIPGHRTLIRTITKRCNRCRIWNAAPVVPRMAPLPTARLQAYVRPFFLRRPGLFRSIGGARRQSDGEKVDCFVYVLDYPGSPPGSSALSQYGILQDGHSTFCSPAEIHSDNGTNFVGANNELRREMENTSAELAETFTNTNTKWCFIPPVAPHMGGSWERLVRSIKTALEAMYTSRNPDEETFATLIVEAEAVVNSRPLTFIPVDPDQQEALTPNLFLLMSSSGATQPAITLEKTNQACRSSWNLCRVMVDSFWRRWIREYLPTIARRTRWFEDVKPVDVGDLVIVVTEGIRNGWTRGRILEVIRGTDGRVRQAVVQTSTGVIRRPVAKLARLDIDGNLGQRSSGQSYGPGNVVDLGITEEHPPITQQ; encoded by the exons ATGGACACGTGTGAGGCATGCGGTATTCAGACGGACGATTCCTTGGTCCAGTGTGACCGATGCGATTCTTGGTGGCACTTCGGGTGCGTCGGAGTGAGTGACAGCATCAGCGAGAAGAGCTTCATCTGCACGAAATGCTTCAACACTACTCCcccaccaccgccgccgcatCATAATGAGGATTTGCGATTACCACCCATCGATACCATGTCTGTGTCATCCAAAAGGTCGTCAATCTCGAATGCGAGCGCTCGAGCTCGGCTAAATCTAGAGAGGCTCGAAGTTAAGAAAGTTCTCGCCGAGAAAATGCTAAACCTGGAGCTACGGGAACAAGAGAGGAAGCTCGAACTCGCCCGCATACAGAAGGAGGGAGAATTGGAACGCAGGAAACTGGAGATACAACGAGATTACGAGGAAGAGAAGCTACGTCTGATGGAGGAAGAGCTGCTTGATGCTGCTGATAGGAGTCTACGTTCCCAGCAGAGCAGTAATAGTAAGGTACGACAGTGGAGAAGTCAAATGCAACTCGGCGGAGCCTGTTCGACGATGCAATCCCCTGCAGCGAACGAGGTTCTGGGCGATCGTGAAGCACCGACTGCCACGACGACGACTACTACGACATCTGTGGAACGCATTACTACGGTAAGCGGCACCGGTGGTGAAACCAGCGGTAGGCAACCAGCCGGCGACTCTGGCATTGAAACAGCGACACACTCAGTAGCGAGGATGGCAACGGGTACTGGAATCGGGACGGTTCGCAAGCAGCCATCGACCAGCGCACACAAAGGAGAAACGGTAAATTCTTTCCCACCCCCTCCGGCGGCTCAG CCCACGATAGCTTCAGG GATTTGGACCCGAAACGGCGACGGCGATTCGACCAGCGCCGGTGATACCAGCACAGCGCACAGCGTGCGGTTCATCTCTAGGACTTTCCGGGATGAGATCGGACCCTCCGATTCACAATGGGGAAACAGCTTCGAAGTTCAACAGCCAAGTCAGAATGCCAGTGCGGGACAGGGATCATCGTCGTTCGTCACATCCAGCAATCCCGAGAGGCAACCAGGGACACATGTTCAATCCAGCATACGTCATCAAGTCGACGGGCCTTCTTCAACTCAGCTAGCAGCCTGGCAAGTAATGCCAAGAGATTTGCCGATGTTTTCTGGGAACCCGGAAGATTGGCCAGTATGCATCAGCTCGTTCGCCAACTCTTCCCAGGCCTGTGGATATACGGACGCTGAAAACTTAATACGTTTGCAGCGATGTCTCAAGGGACCAGCGTTGGAGGCTGTTAAAAGTCGTTTGCTGTTTCCTGCGGCAGTTCCCCATGTAATCGCTACTTTGGAGACCCTGTATGGGAAGCCTGAACACCTGATTTTCATGCTACTCAAAAAGGTTCGAGAAGTTCCAGCACCGAGACCGGACAAGCTGGAGACCTTGATCGGCTTCGGGATGGCAGTGCAAAACCTGTGCGATCACGTGGAGATGGGACAACAAGTGGCACACCTCAACAACCCTACTCTTCTGTACGAGCTGGTGGACAAGCTACCGGCCAATTTGAAGCTGGATTGGGCGATGTTCAAGCAGCAAGCTCCGATCACCAACTTGCGAACATTTGCGCAGTTTATGTCAAGGCTGGTAACTGCTGCGGCAGATGTTACGCTCCACATGGATCCGAGAACGACGCAGCGTGGAAAGCCGGAGAAATCGAGGGAAAAGATTTTTTTGGGAGCACACAGCGGATCGAGAAGCACGGATTATCCTACAAAGTCAGACGTTCCTGTAGGCCAGTCAACTCGGTCGGAGAATTTCGTTACGTGCCTTGTGTGCAAGGAACCTGGCCACAAG CTGTTCAAACCCATTCACTTTGCCGAACATGCATTGGCGCGCACGGAAAACGACCATGCAAAGTCCAAGAAACTGTGTGACGTGGACGGGTGTCAAGCGAGACATCATTCTCTCCTTCATTCAGACGGTAACCAAGTGGAACCAGAGACTGCGCACGGAATCACCAATCACCACTTCGTGGATCGTTCGAGTCTTTTCCGAATTCTACCGGTGACGCTGTATGCCAACAACCGCTCTATCATGGTGTACGCCTTCCTCGACGACGGATCTTCGAGAACCCTGATTGAAGAGGATGTAGTGAAGTACCTGGGAAACGAAGGGGAAGTGAATCCACTGTGCTTGCAGTGGACGGCGAATGTCAAGAGAATCGAGAAAAAATCGATGAAGGTTAGCCTGGAGATTTCCGGAGAACAGAAGACGCATCTCTACCAGCTGGTCGATGTTCGAACAGTGAACCGTCTAGACCTTCCTCGACAGTCAATCCGCTACACGGAAATGGTGAAGAAGTACCCTTATTTGGGCGGACTACCAATCAAGGATTATGAAGACGCTGTTCCTAAAATCCTCATCGGTAACGATAATTCACATCTTGCCGCCGTGTTGAAGATTCCCGAAGGCAATCCTCAAGAGCCCATCGCCGCAAAAACACGTCTGGGGTGGACCATCTACGGATCGGTGCCAGGCAGCAGTGAGAACGCATTGAGCTTCCACATCTGCAGCTGCGAATCGGATTCATCGCTTCACGAGCTGGTGAAGCAATATTTTTCTGTGGAGAGCCTCGGGGTGAAGATTGTCGACGGTCCACAGTCACGAGAGATCCAGAGGGCAAATCGCATACTGGAGAGTTCGACGAAGCGGATCGGGCAGCGCTACGAGACCGGCTTGCTTTGGAGGTTCGACGTGTTTGAGTTTCCGGATAGCTATCAGATGGCCGTAAAACGAATGGTGTGTCTTGAACAGCGCATGACGAAGAATGCGACTATAGGAAAAAGCGTGAGGAAGCAGATGGTCGAATACCAGGAAAAAGGATACATCCACCGGGCGACAGAAGCGGAGTTGAAGGAAGTGGATCCAAGGAGGACTCGGTATCTCCCTTTAGGAGTAGCCTTAAATCCCAAGAAACCGGAGAAGATTCGAATATTCTGTGATGCTGCGGCTATGGTAGATGGAGTATCTTTGAACTCCATGCTTTTGAAAGGGCCAGATCTCCTGAGCTCTCTGCCCGCCGTTCTATTCGGGTTCCGAGAGAGACGCTACGCCCTCTGTGCCGACATCAAGGAGATGTTCCATCAGATCCGAATCAAGAAAGAAGACCGGCACGCTCAGCGACTGTTGTGGCGTGATTCCCCGGTAGAAGATCCAGCAGTTTACATCAAGGACGTCGCTACCTTCGGCTCTACCTGCTCCCCTTGTTCGGCACAGTATGTAAAAAACATCAATGCTGTCGAACATGCAGCGGAGTTTCCAGCGGCAGCGGAGGCTGTTATCAAGAAACATTATGTCGACGATTATCTGGACAGCGCGGACACTATCGACGAAGCAGTGCGGCAGGCTGAGGAAGTGCGACTCGTTCATTCCAGAGGAGGTTTCCATATCAGGAACTGGATGTCCAATTCAGAGGAAGTTCTTCGACGGGTCGGGGAACCCAGTACGGCTACGAAAAAGCACCTGAGCCTGGATAAAAGCGGCGTAACGGAACGTATTCTGGGAATGCTGTGGTGTCCCGATAAGGATGAATTTTCCTACTCCACGACCTTGGAAGTGGCCACTCATCCACCGACTAAGCGCATAGTTCTACGAGCGGTCATGAGTCTGTTTGACCCATTAGGGTTGATGTCATCCTTTGTCATCCACGGCAAGGTGCTTATACAGGATATTTGGAGAGCAAAAACGGACTGGGACGAGCCAATCCCGGAGAGACTATGTCGAAGATGGTTCCAGTGGACGAAGCTATGTGAACAGCTAAACTGTGTTCGCATTGGCCGTTGTTATTTTCCGGATCGTGGTCCTGGAGACTTAGAATCGCTACAACTTCACGTTTTTGTAGACGCGAGTGAAGGAGCCTACGCCTGCGTAGCGTACTTCAGGGCTGTGTACAGCGGAAAGGTGGAATGTGCGCTGGTTGCGGCAAAATCCAAGGTGGCACCGTTGAAGTCCCTGTCCATCCCTCGTATGGAGTTGCAGGCCGCAATACTGGGT TACGTGGCCGTCAGGATCGGAGAAATACTGACCGAGTCGAATGAGAAAGAATGGCACTGGATTCCGACGAAGGAAAACGTTGCGGATGATGCTACGAAGTGGGGAAATGGACCCTGCTTTTCGCCAGCATGCCGGTGGTTCCGAGGACCTGAATTCCTGTACCGGTCGGAAAAAGAATGGCCGGTAGACAACCAAGTCAAATATGAGACATCGGAAGAAATTCGGGCATGCCTGGTTCATCGGGAAAACAGTAATACGGAAACGATTGAATGGAGTCGTTTTTCAAACTGGAAACGGCTGTGGCGAAGTGTGGCGTACGTGCAAAGATTCCTGAGCAACCTTCGGAAGAAAGTGCGTGGCGAACCTCTACAATACGGAACGTTGACGCAAGAGGaggtgattgcttcagaaacctgCATTTGGCGACAGGTACAAGAGGCAGCCTACGGAGAAGAACTTCGAGTACTGGAGACTGCGAAGCGAGAAAATGTACGAGCACGATTGGAACGGAACAGCAAGCTACGTCAGCTATCGCCTTTCCTGGATGCCGCGGGAGTATTGCGCTCAGAGAGCCGCATTCTGAAGGCGTATTCTGCGTCATATGACACCAGGTGTCCCATAATACTTCCCAAGGATAACCCGGTTACAGTGCTACTCGTGGAATCGTATCATAGGAAATACATCCATGCGAACGGCGAGACGGTGCTGAATGAGATGCGACAGCGGTTCCACATTCCCGGTCATCGAACGCTGATACGTACTATTACGAAACGCTGCAATCGATGTCGGATTTGGAATGCCGCTCCCGTTGTACCACGAATGGCACCGCTTCCAACAGCAAGACTCCAAGCTTACGTTCGACCTTTTTTCCTACGTAGGCCTGGACTATTTCGGTCCATTGGCGGTGCGCGTAGGCAGAGCGACGGTGAAAAGGTGGATTGCTTTGTTTACGTGCTTGACTATCCGGGCAGTCCACCTGGAAGTAGTGCACTCTCTCAGTACGGAATCCTGCAAGATGGCCATTCGACGTTTTGTAGCCCGGCGGAAATACACAGCGACAATGGCACCAACTTTGTTGGTGCGAATAATGAACTTCGACGAGAAATGGAGAACACTAGCGCTGAACTCGCAGAAACGTTCACCAACACCAATACGAAATGGTGTTTCATTCCGCCTGTAGCGCCTCACATGGGCGGGTCGTGGGAGAGATTAGTACGATCTATCAAGACGGCTCTGGAAGCGATGTACACTTCAAGGAATCCGGATGAAGAAACCTTTGCAACACTGATCGTCGAAGCGGAAGCCGTTGTGAACTCTCGTCCACTGACTTTCATCCCGGTGGATCCTGATCAGCAAGAGGCTTTAACGCCAAATCTTTTTTTATTGATGAGTTCGAGCGGAGCAACACAGCCGGCGATAACCTTGGAGAAGACAAATCAAGCGTGTAGGAGCAGCTGGAATCTGTGTCGGGTCATGGTGGACTCGTTCTGGCGTCGGTGGATACGCGAGTATCTACCCACGATTGCCCGGAGGACTAGATGGTTCGAAGATGTTAAACCGGTAGATGTTGGTGACCTGGTAATCGTTGTAACCGAAGGAATACGGAATGGATGGACAAGAGGAcggatccttgaagtaattcgagGAACGGATGGAAGAGTTCGGCAGGCAGTCGTGCAGACATCTACGGGAGTAATTCGTCGGCCGGTTGCGAAGTTAGCTCGGT